A DNA window from Rhodococcus sp. Z13 contains the following coding sequences:
- a CDS encoding ABC transporter ATP-binding protein, with translation MTVTTTTGLSLSDVCLSFGDGDSTVHALDHVDLEVAPGELVAIVGPSGAGKSSLLAVAGGLSKPSSGTVKVDGIELTALDRKATTKLRRERIGFVFQSGNLLPALTARDQLLLVEKITGRKGRNPDELLASVGMDHRADRRPGQLSGGERQRVGIARALMAGPSLLLVDEPTAALDRKRSHEVVELLAKETHASEVATIMVTHDHEVLPHCDRVLEMVDGRLRPHS, from the coding sequence ATGACCGTCACCACCACCACGGGCCTGAGCCTGTCCGACGTCTGCCTGTCCTTCGGTGACGGCGACAGCACGGTCCATGCTCTCGATCACGTCGACCTCGAGGTCGCGCCGGGTGAGCTCGTCGCGATCGTCGGCCCGTCCGGTGCCGGCAAGTCGAGCCTGCTGGCGGTCGCGGGCGGCCTGAGCAAACCCTCCTCCGGCACCGTGAAGGTCGACGGGATCGAGCTGACCGCACTCGACCGGAAGGCCACCACGAAGCTGCGTCGCGAACGCATCGGCTTCGTGTTCCAGTCCGGCAACCTGCTGCCCGCCCTCACCGCGCGGGACCAGTTGCTGCTCGTCGAGAAGATCACCGGCCGCAAGGGACGGAATCCCGACGAACTGCTGGCGTCCGTGGGGATGGACCACCGGGCCGACCGCCGTCCAGGTCAGCTCTCGGGTGGCGAGCGTCAGCGGGTCGGTATCGCCCGGGCACTGATGGCCGGACCGTCACTGCTGCTCGTCGACGAGCCCACCGCTGCCCTCGACCGCAAGCGCAGTCACGAAGTGGTTGAGCTCCTGGCGAAGGAAACGCACGCGAGCGAGGTGGCTACGATCATGGTCACTCACGACCACGAGGTCCTGCCGCACTGCGACCGCGTACTCGAGATGGTCGACGGACGCCTTCGACCGCATTCCTGA
- a CDS encoding peptidylprolyl isomerase, whose translation MTSPHQTATATLHTNRGDIKIALFGNHAPKTVANFVGLADGSKEYKTKNAKGESTGPFYDGAIFHRVIDGFMIQGGDPTGTGRGGPGYQFADEFHPELQFDRGYLLAMANAGPGTNGSQFFITVGPTPHLNRRHTIFGEVVDEESKKVVDAIATTATDRADRPLEDVVINSITIS comes from the coding sequence GTGACTTCACCGCATCAGACAGCAACCGCCACGCTCCACACCAACCGCGGCGACATCAAGATCGCGTTGTTCGGCAACCACGCACCCAAGACGGTGGCGAACTTCGTCGGTCTCGCCGACGGCAGCAAGGAGTACAAGACCAAGAACGCGAAGGGGGAGAGCACCGGCCCGTTCTACGACGGCGCCATCTTCCACCGCGTCATCGACGGCTTCATGATCCAGGGCGGCGACCCCACCGGCACCGGCCGCGGCGGCCCGGGCTACCAGTTCGCCGACGAGTTCCACCCCGAGCTGCAGTTCGACCGCGGCTACCTGCTCGCCATGGCGAACGCCGGCCCGGGCACCAACGGCTCGCAGTTCTTCATCACCGTCGGCCCGACCCCGCACCTCAACCGTCGCCACACCATCTTCGGTGAGGTCGTCGACGAGGAGTCGAAGAAGGTCGTCGACGCCATCGCCACGACCGCGACCGATCGTGCGGACCGCCCGCTCGAGGACGTCGTCATCAACAGCATCACCATCTCCTGA
- a CDS encoding FtsX-like permease family protein: MFLALRELWFARTRFLLMGAVVGLISILMVILSGLSSGLVVDGVSALQRTPVQAFAFAEGTKTDSAFSRSVVTEDQAEAWRARPDVARAELFGNTIVNAKTGDGTPVDLTLFGIRPGSFLEPAAAEGSALSGDHDVVLSDSARDAGVELGDTIVIDRLGTRLDVVGFTSDKRTFGHVDVGYVPLSIWQEIHAGVRVGEAVPPSAYTEASVVAIEGVDGALPDLAAGDAAAGTAAKTLEESFDSSPGYSAEMMTMSMIIAFLYAISALVVGAFFTIWTVQRSREIAVLRAMGASTGFLLRDSLLQAVIVLVGSVAVGVLIGLGLGSGLKGSGMPFVLETGPIVQGAVLLVVLGLVGAALAVARIVRVDPLAALGENR; the protein is encoded by the coding sequence ATGTTTCTTGCCCTGCGCGAGCTGTGGTTCGCGCGTACCCGTTTCCTCCTGATGGGTGCCGTCGTCGGCCTCATCTCGATCCTCATGGTGATCCTGTCCGGCCTGTCCTCCGGACTCGTCGTCGACGGTGTCTCCGCCCTGCAGCGCACGCCGGTCCAGGCGTTCGCCTTCGCGGAGGGCACCAAGACCGATTCCGCGTTCTCGCGATCCGTGGTCACCGAGGACCAGGCCGAGGCGTGGCGGGCCCGCCCCGACGTCGCCCGCGCCGAGTTGTTCGGCAACACCATCGTCAACGCCAAGACCGGTGACGGCACCCCCGTCGACCTCACCCTCTTCGGCATCCGGCCCGGCTCGTTCCTCGAGCCCGCCGCGGCCGAGGGCTCCGCGCTCTCCGGTGACCACGACGTCGTCCTCAGCGACAGTGCCCGCGACGCAGGGGTCGAGCTCGGCGACACCATCGTGATCGACCGCCTCGGCACCCGGCTCGACGTCGTCGGCTTCACCTCCGACAAGCGCACCTTCGGTCACGTCGACGTCGGATACGTCCCCCTGAGCATTTGGCAGGAGATCCACGCCGGTGTGCGGGTCGGCGAAGCAGTGCCGCCCAGCGCCTACACCGAGGCCAGCGTCGTGGCCATCGAGGGAGTGGACGGTGCCCTGCCCGACCTCGCCGCGGGCGACGCCGCGGCCGGCACGGCGGCGAAGACTCTCGAGGAATCCTTCGATTCCTCCCCCGGTTACAGCGCCGAGATGATGACCATGTCGATGATCATCGCCTTCCTCTACGCGATCTCCGCGCTCGTCGTCGGCGCGTTCTTCACGATCTGGACGGTGCAGCGCAGCCGTGAGATCGCCGTCCTGCGCGCGATGGGCGCCTCCACCGGCTTCCTCCTGCGCGATTCGCTGCTGCAGGCCGTGATCGTGCTCGTCGGTTCCGTGGCCGTCGGCGTGCTCATCGGCCTCGGCCTCGGATCGGGCCTCAAGGGCAGCGGTATGCCCTTCGTCCTCGAGACCGGACCGATCGTGCAGGGCGCCGTCCTGCTCGTCGTCCTCGGCCTCGTCGGCGCCGCCCTCGCCGTGGCCCGCATCGTCCGCGTCGACCCGCTCGCAGCACTGGGAGAGAACCGATGA
- a CDS encoding Dyp-type peroxidase, which yields MARFSRRTLLGGGVVALGAAGLGAVGGGAAVASRAEPEASRIVDVHGVHQAGIETPAQAFASFVALDLAEGVDRDGLAGILKVWAEDSRRLTTGTPALGDTEPELAVDPARLTVTVGFGPGAFDAAGLTDLRPSWLRPLPAFSVDRLEERWSGGDLLLQVCADDPVTVSHAVRTLTKSVRSLARVRWVQRGFRHAPGTRPEGESMRNLMGQVDGTVNPAPGTPDFDRQVWNPGDPAWLAGGTSLVLRRIRMELDTWDELDRPARELAVGRTLSNGAPLTGTEEHDDADFEATDRYGIPVIPPESHIARARPRNADEQFLRRGYNYDDVDGAGLLFAAYQVDVDRQFVPVQQRLADHDALGPWITPIGSAVFLIPPGFGPDGYPGQTLLEV from the coding sequence GTGGCTAGGTTCAGTCGACGCACCCTGCTCGGCGGCGGTGTCGTCGCGCTGGGCGCCGCCGGCCTCGGCGCGGTCGGCGGTGGCGCCGCCGTCGCCTCCCGCGCGGAACCGGAAGCCTCGCGCATCGTCGACGTTCACGGCGTCCACCAGGCCGGGATCGAGACCCCGGCGCAGGCGTTCGCTTCGTTCGTGGCGCTCGACCTCGCCGAGGGCGTCGACCGCGACGGCCTCGCCGGGATCCTGAAGGTGTGGGCCGAGGACTCCCGCCGGCTCACCACCGGCACCCCGGCGCTCGGCGACACCGAACCCGAGCTCGCGGTGGATCCGGCGCGGCTGACCGTCACGGTCGGCTTCGGCCCGGGGGCGTTCGACGCCGCCGGGCTCACCGACCTGCGGCCGTCCTGGCTGCGGCCGCTGCCGGCCTTCTCCGTCGACCGTCTCGAGGAGCGTTGGTCCGGCGGCGACCTGCTGCTGCAGGTCTGCGCCGACGATCCGGTGACCGTCTCCCACGCGGTCCGCACCCTCACGAAGAGCGTGCGGTCGCTGGCGAGGGTCCGGTGGGTGCAGCGCGGTTTCCGTCATGCCCCGGGCACCCGCCCCGAGGGGGAGAGCATGCGCAACCTCATGGGGCAGGTCGACGGGACCGTCAACCCCGCGCCGGGGACCCCGGACTTCGATCGTCAGGTGTGGAATCCGGGCGACCCGGCGTGGCTGGCCGGAGGCACGTCGCTGGTGCTGCGGCGCATCCGCATGGAACTCGACACCTGGGATGAGCTGGACCGCCCGGCCCGGGAGCTGGCGGTGGGCCGGACGCTGTCGAACGGGGCGCCGCTGACGGGCACCGAGGAACACGACGACGCCGACTTCGAGGCCACCGACCGCTACGGCATTCCGGTGATCCCCCCGGAGTCGCACATCGCCCGGGCCCGTCCGCGCAACGCCGACGAGCAGTTCCTGCGTCGTGGCTACAACTACGACGACGTGGACGGCGCCGGACTGTTGTTCGCGGCCTACCAGGTGGACGTGGACCGGCAGTTCGTGCCGGTGCAGCAGCGCCTCGCGGATCACGACGCGCTGGGACCGTGGATCACCCCGATCGGCTCGGCGGTGTTCCTGATCCCGCCGGGCTTCGGGCCCGACGGCTATCCCGGGCAGACCTTGCTGGAGGTCTGA
- a CDS encoding lipase family protein, producing MVMSRAGRWAAAAVTSAVLAGSVLGASATAGAQTDFYLPPETLPAGAPGDVLRTEPLDLGLRVPVGDGVFPGQGTKLMYRSNDARGVPNAVTGTYIEPSTPWNGPGDRPLVALAIGTHGQGDQCAPSRNLGAVVNYTPPLDFFTEYEALSVNTLLLRGIAVVVTDYDGLGTPGHHTYVNRAAEAHAVLDSVRAALKLENTSVTENSPVALYGYSQGGGASGAAAELAPEYAPELNLVGAYVGAPPADLVATLKQIDGTLLTGAIGYTINGLAEAYPEIRDEIDAEVSDEGRVMLAQVANQCVPETIANFAFKRTSDYTRTGEPLDVVLERLPEVQRILNEQRIGKRTPAVPVLLQHGTQDDTVPYGQGRQLALDWCAQGAAVQFLPNPTPPILPGFIVNHAVPMIGGLPESVAWVEARLRGEPAPTNCGTF from the coding sequence ATGGTGATGAGCAGGGCCGGCCGCTGGGCCGCCGCGGCAGTGACATCTGCGGTTCTCGCAGGGAGTGTCCTGGGAGCGTCCGCCACAGCAGGGGCGCAGACCGACTTCTACCTCCCTCCGGAAACCCTGCCCGCCGGTGCACCCGGCGACGTCCTGCGCACCGAGCCGCTCGATCTGGGACTGCGGGTACCCGTCGGCGACGGGGTCTTCCCCGGTCAGGGCACCAAACTCATGTACCGCAGCAACGACGCGCGCGGCGTCCCCAACGCCGTGACCGGCACCTACATCGAGCCGTCGACGCCGTGGAACGGTCCCGGCGACCGCCCGCTCGTCGCGCTGGCCATCGGTACCCACGGTCAGGGCGACCAGTGCGCACCGTCGCGGAACCTCGGCGCGGTCGTCAACTACACCCCGCCCCTCGACTTCTTCACCGAGTACGAGGCGCTGTCGGTCAACACGCTGCTGCTGCGCGGCATCGCCGTGGTCGTCACCGACTACGACGGTCTCGGCACCCCGGGCCACCACACCTACGTGAACCGCGCGGCCGAGGCGCACGCCGTCCTCGACTCGGTGCGGGCGGCCCTGAAGCTCGAGAACACCTCGGTCACCGAGAACAGCCCGGTCGCTCTGTACGGCTACTCGCAGGGCGGCGGCGCCTCGGGCGCGGCTGCCGAGCTCGCCCCCGAGTACGCCCCCGAGCTGAACCTGGTGGGCGCCTACGTCGGTGCCCCGCCGGCCGACCTCGTGGCCACGCTGAAGCAGATCGACGGCACGCTGCTCACCGGCGCGATCGGCTACACGATCAACGGCCTGGCCGAGGCCTACCCGGAGATCCGCGACGAGATCGACGCGGAGGTCAGCGACGAGGGCCGCGTGATGCTCGCCCAGGTCGCGAACCAGTGCGTGCCGGAGACCATCGCGAACTTCGCGTTCAAGCGCACCAGCGACTACACCCGTACCGGTGAGCCCCTCGACGTGGTGCTCGAGCGCCTGCCCGAGGTGCAGAGGATCCTGAACGAGCAGCGCATCGGCAAGCGCACCCCCGCGGTGCCGGTGCTGCTCCAGCACGGCACGCAGGACGATACCGTCCCCTACGGCCAGGGCCGTCAGCTGGCGCTGGACTGGTGCGCTCAGGGTGCGGCGGTGCAGTTCCTGCCCAACCCGACTCCGCCGATCCTGCCGGGCTTCATCGTCAACCACGCGGTGCCGATGATCGGTGGTCTGCCCGAGTCCGTCGCCTGGGTGGAGGCGCGGCTGCGCGGTGAGCCCGCACCCACCAACTGCGGAACCTTCTGA
- a CDS encoding rhomboid family intramembrane serine protease, with the protein MTNPGWGPAAEGGGPQPQPRCVHHPDRPTLLACSRCGRPACPECLRPASVGQHCVDCVVAAQRSAPQARTIAGAPVRTNRPTPIVTYALIALNVLIFGITAAQSGSVLNNERGSSLFIDWALWPPIIAANGDWFRLLGSGFLHFGPIHLAVNMFALWVIGRDTELILGRARYLSVYLLSILGGSAAVMLLQTGAVTAGASGAVFGLMGAQAIILLRLRRSPTPVLTVVGLNVLISVTIPGISLWGHLGGLVAGAATTAALLYAPQYLGAGTDRDRIVRTGWFALGAVAVVILVVIALAVLRLRSQLGV; encoded by the coding sequence ATGACGAACCCCGGCTGGGGCCCCGCGGCCGAGGGTGGAGGCCCGCAGCCCCAGCCGCGGTGCGTCCACCATCCCGACCGCCCCACACTTCTCGCCTGCTCCCGCTGCGGACGCCCCGCCTGCCCGGAGTGCCTGCGCCCCGCGTCCGTCGGCCAGCACTGCGTGGACTGCGTCGTCGCGGCGCAGCGGTCCGCCCCGCAGGCCCGCACGATCGCCGGTGCGCCCGTCCGCACGAACCGGCCCACCCCGATCGTGACCTACGCGCTCATCGCGCTGAACGTCCTGATCTTCGGCATCACCGCCGCGCAGTCCGGCAGCGTCCTGAACAACGAGCGCGGCTCGTCGCTGTTCATCGACTGGGCGTTGTGGCCACCGATCATCGCCGCGAACGGTGACTGGTTCCGGCTGCTCGGCAGCGGCTTCCTGCACTTCGGACCGATCCACCTCGCGGTCAACATGTTCGCCCTGTGGGTCATCGGCCGCGACACCGAACTGATCCTCGGCCGCGCCCGTTACCTGTCGGTCTATCTCCTGTCGATCCTCGGCGGGTCCGCGGCCGTGATGCTGCTGCAGACCGGCGCGGTGACGGCCGGGGCCTCGGGTGCGGTCTTCGGCCTGATGGGTGCCCAGGCGATCATCCTGCTGCGGTTGCGCCGCAGCCCGACGCCGGTGCTCACCGTCGTCGGCCTCAACGTCCTCATCAGCGTCACCATCCCCGGTATCTCCCTGTGGGGACATCTCGGTGGTCTCGTCGCCGGTGCCGCCACGACCGCAGCGCTGCTGTACGCGCCGCAGTATCTGGGTGCGGGCACCGACCGCGACCGCATCGTGCGGACCGGCTGGTTCGCGCTCGGCGCCGTGGCCGTGGTGATCCTGGTCGTGATCGCGCTCGCCGTGCTCCGGTTGAGGAGTCAGCTGGGCGTGTGA
- a CDS encoding R2-like ligand-binding oxidase, whose protein sequence is MTEITWTRQGFTSLREGGLNWDAFPLRLFSKGNAAHWDPMDLDFSRDAEDWEGLTSEQRRSSTYLVAQFVAGEEAVTQDILPFLRAMEAEGRMGDEMYLTQFCYEEAKHVQVFRRWMDTVGLTSDLHPYVADNPYYRQLFYEELPHSLHVLERDPSPTNQVRASVTYNHVIEGSLALTGYYAWQKVCTKFGILPGMQELVRRIGSDERRHMAWGTFTCRRHVAADDSNWDVVQQRMNELLPLAVGMIEWVNGQFDEQPYGLDNTEFVSYAADRAQRRLGAIESARGRPVEEIDLDYTPAVLEEKFGDEDAAELAAIARTDSEV, encoded by the coding sequence GTGACCGAGATTACATGGACGCGTCAGGGCTTCACGTCGTTGCGGGAAGGCGGACTGAACTGGGACGCCTTCCCGCTGCGGCTGTTCAGCAAAGGCAACGCCGCGCACTGGGACCCGATGGATCTCGACTTCTCCCGCGACGCCGAGGACTGGGAGGGCCTCACCTCCGAGCAGCGCCGCAGTTCGACCTATCTGGTCGCCCAGTTCGTCGCCGGTGAAGAAGCCGTCACCCAGGACATCCTCCCGTTCCTCCGCGCGATGGAGGCCGAAGGGCGCATGGGCGACGAGATGTACCTGACCCAGTTCTGCTACGAGGAGGCCAAGCACGTCCAGGTGTTCCGGCGCTGGATGGACACCGTCGGCCTGACCTCCGACCTGCACCCCTACGTCGCCGACAATCCCTACTACCGGCAGCTGTTCTACGAGGAACTGCCGCACTCCCTGCACGTGCTCGAACGGGATCCGTCCCCGACGAACCAGGTGCGCGCGAGCGTCACCTACAACCACGTCATCGAGGGCAGCCTCGCGCTCACCGGCTACTACGCCTGGCAGAAGGTGTGCACCAAGTTCGGGATCCTGCCGGGCATGCAGGAACTCGTGCGCCGCATCGGTTCCGACGAGCGACGGCACATGGCGTGGGGCACCTTCACCTGCCGGCGGCACGTCGCCGCCGACGACTCGAACTGGGACGTCGTGCAGCAGCGCATGAACGAACTGCTGCCGCTGGCCGTCGGGATGATCGAGTGGGTAAACGGCCAGTTCGACGAGCAGCCCTACGGACTCGACAACACCGAGTTCGTCTCCTACGCCGCCGACCGCGCCCAGCGCCGGCTCGGTGCGATCGAATCCGCGCGGGGACGGCCGGTGGAGGAGATCGACCTCGACTACACCCCGGCCGTGCTCGAGGAGAAGTTCGGCGACGAGGACGCAGCCGAACTCGCGGCGATCGCGAGGACCGACAGCGAGGTGTGA
- a CDS encoding acyl-CoA dehydrogenase family protein, with protein sequence MADNADVPTPQITERQAREVAEQARETEWTRPSFAKELFLGRLTLDLVHPFPRPTPDEDARTERFLTSLRAACRSMDGARIERDARIPDEYVRTLAELGCFGMKIPTGYGGLGLSQVAYNRALMVVAGVHPSIGALLSAHQSIGVPEPLKLAGTEEQKRRFLPRCARGAISAFLLTEPDVGSDPARLASTAVPVEGGDAYELEGVKLWTTNGVVAELLVVMARVPRSEGHRGGISAFVVEADSPGITVERRNAFMGLRGIENGVTRLHRVRVPKENLIGREGDGLKIALTTLNAGRLAIPAMCAGSGKWALKIAREWSAERVQWGRPVGRHEAVAAKISFIAATTYALESVVELSGRMSDENRNDIRIEAALAKLWASEMGCLIADELVQIRGGRGYETADSLAARGERAVPTEQIVRDLRINRIFEGSSEIMRLLVAREAVDTHLRAAGELADPDASTQAKARAAARASGFYARWLPKLIAGKGHLPRSYSEFGSLAPHLRFVERSSRKLARSTFYGMARWQAGLEKRENFLGRIVDIGAELFAMTAVCVRAERQRVDGHPGADAAFELADAFCAQARLRVERLFDALWANTDAKDRKMAAGVLESRYEWLERGVLDRSEGTGPWIAHWEPGPSTETNVARRIIDTHHSV encoded by the coding sequence ATGGCAGACAACGCCGACGTTCCCACCCCCCAGATCACCGAACGGCAGGCCCGCGAGGTCGCCGAACAGGCCCGCGAGACCGAATGGACCAGACCGTCCTTCGCCAAGGAACTCTTCCTGGGCCGGCTCACCCTCGACCTGGTCCACCCCTTCCCCCGCCCCACCCCCGACGAGGACGCCCGCACCGAGCGGTTCCTCACCTCCCTGCGGGCCGCCTGCCGCTCGATGGACGGTGCTCGCATCGAACGCGACGCCCGCATACCCGACGAGTACGTCCGCACCCTCGCCGAACTGGGCTGCTTCGGCATGAAGATCCCCACCGGATACGGCGGGCTCGGACTGTCGCAGGTCGCCTACAACCGGGCCCTCATGGTCGTCGCCGGGGTGCACCCGAGCATCGGCGCCCTGCTGTCGGCACACCAGTCGATCGGTGTACCGGAACCGCTGAAACTCGCCGGCACCGAGGAGCAGAAACGACGGTTCCTGCCGCGCTGCGCGCGCGGCGCGATCTCGGCGTTCCTGCTCACCGAACCCGATGTCGGCTCCGATCCGGCCCGGCTGGCGTCCACCGCCGTCCCCGTCGAGGGCGGGGACGCCTACGAACTCGAGGGCGTGAAGCTGTGGACCACCAACGGGGTCGTCGCGGAACTGCTCGTCGTCATGGCCCGCGTGCCGAGGAGCGAAGGGCACCGCGGCGGGATCTCCGCCTTCGTGGTGGAGGCCGATTCACCGGGCATCACCGTCGAACGTCGCAACGCGTTCATGGGTCTGCGCGGCATCGAGAACGGCGTGACCCGGCTGCACCGGGTGCGGGTGCCGAAGGAGAACCTGATCGGACGTGAGGGCGACGGCCTGAAGATCGCGCTGACCACGCTCAACGCCGGGCGCCTGGCCATCCCCGCCATGTGCGCGGGCAGCGGCAAGTGGGCGTTGAAGATCGCCCGCGAGTGGTCTGCGGAGCGGGTCCAGTGGGGCAGGCCCGTGGGCCGGCACGAGGCCGTCGCCGCGAAGATCTCGTTCATCGCCGCGACCACCTACGCCCTCGAGTCGGTCGTCGAACTGTCCGGCCGGATGAGCGACGAGAACCGCAACGACATCCGCATCGAAGCCGCACTGGCGAAACTGTGGGCGAGCGAGATGGGTTGCCTCATCGCCGACGAACTCGTGCAGATCCGCGGCGGACGCGGTTACGAAACCGCCGACTCGCTCGCCGCACGTGGCGAAAGAGCTGTTCCCACAGAACAAATCGTGCGCGACCTGCGGATCAACCGGATCTTCGAGGGATCGAGCGAGATCATGCGGTTGCTGGTCGCCCGTGAGGCCGTCGACACGCATCTGCGCGCGGCCGGGGAACTCGCCGACCCCGACGCCTCGACGCAGGCCAAGGCGCGAGCCGCGGCCCGCGCGAGCGGTTTCTACGCGCGGTGGCTGCCGAAACTGATCGCCGGGAAGGGGCACCTGCCGCGGTCGTACAGCGAATTCGGTTCACTGGCACCACATCTGAGGTTCGTCGAGCGGTCCTCCCGCAAGCTCGCCCGGTCCACCTTCTACGGCATGGCCCGGTGGCAGGCCGGACTCGAGAAGCGGGAGAACTTCCTCGGCCGGATCGTCGACATCGGCGCCGAGCTGTTCGCCATGACCGCGGTGTGCGTACGCGCCGAACGGCAACGCGTCGATGGGCATCCCGGCGCCGACGCGGCCTTCGAACTCGCCGATGCCTTCTGCGCGCAGGCGCGACTGCGCGTGGAGCGACTCTTCGACGCGCTGTGGGCCAACACCGACGCGAAGGACCGGAAGATGGCCGCCGGTGTGCTCGAGAGCCGTTACGAGTGGCTCGAGCGGGGTGTCCTGGACCGGAGCGAAGGCACCGGGCCGTGGATCGCGCACTGGGAACCCGGCCCGTCCACCGAGACGAACGTGGCCCGCCGGATCATCGACACGCACCACTCCGTCTGA
- the crgA gene encoding cell division protein CrgA, giving the protein MPKSKVRKKDVAAPRTVSRTPVKVKAAPSSTLYKTVMFGILLIGLLWLIVYYLAAEQISWMNDLGAYNFLIGFGCMVVGLIMMMKWR; this is encoded by the coding sequence ATGCCCAAGTCGAAGGTTCGCAAGAAGGACGTCGCCGCGCCCCGGACGGTGAGCCGGACACCGGTGAAGGTGAAGGCCGCGCCGTCGAGCACGCTGTACAAGACGGTGATGTTCGGGATCCTGCTCATCGGGCTGCTGTGGCTGATCGTCTACTACCTCGCCGCCGAGCAGATCTCGTGGATGAACGATCTCGGTGCCTACAACTTCCTCATCGGGTTCGGCTGCATGGTGGTCGGCCTGATCATGATGATGAAGTGGCGTTGA
- a CDS encoding PH domain-containing protein, which translates to MTDEATLRWSTPPAAIAALVVAGAVLGGTAVFGVHDPAGRVLVGFAAVLVLATVALALRQRPRLEILPDDTGVAAMRLTGRREFPRAALKRVRIVEYPRFGRRVPMLEIDAIGPDGTESLLIFGRWDLGTDPRTVHEALAVRGLAPDHTPS; encoded by the coding sequence GTGACCGACGAGGCGACCCTGCGCTGGTCCACCCCGCCCGCCGCGATCGCGGCCCTCGTCGTCGCGGGCGCGGTACTGGGCGGCACGGCCGTGTTCGGGGTGCACGACCCGGCCGGGCGGGTGCTCGTCGGGTTCGCGGCGGTGCTCGTCCTGGCCACCGTCGCGCTGGCGCTGCGGCAACGGCCCCGCCTCGAGATCCTCCCGGACGATACGGGCGTGGCGGCGATGCGGCTGACGGGTCGCCGCGAGTTCCCCCGCGCGGCCCTGAAGCGCGTGCGGATCGTCGAATATCCGCGTTTCGGCCGGCGCGTGCCGATGCTCGAGATCGACGCGATCGGCCCGGACGGGACGGAGAGCCTGCTGATCTTCGGACGCTGGGATCTCGGAACCGATCCCCGGACGGTGCACGAGGCGCTGGCCGTCCGGGGTCTGGCACCCGATCACACGCCCAGCTGA
- a CDS encoding copper chaperone PCu(A)C → MKKTLLCTATLATALLAAACGSDSGTSTSAADAVVVSEAWVKASDSGMTGAFAEIENTGSEDAHIVAVTSPASNVTELHEMVAVDGASSPKMQEMDGGLVIPAGTVHLLAPGNDHIMLMDLVEPVRPGSEVTFVLEFSDGSTEEFTAQVRDFAGAKEEYLPSGDMDGTPSGDMDGTPSGDMDGTPSGDMDGMNGAGEVHGG, encoded by the coding sequence ATGAAGAAGACTTTGCTCTGCACCGCCACGCTCGCGACGGCCCTGCTCGCCGCCGCCTGCGGATCCGACTCCGGGACCTCCACTTCCGCGGCCGACGCGGTCGTCGTCTCGGAGGCCTGGGTCAAGGCCTCGGACAGCGGTATGACCGGTGCCTTCGCCGAGATCGAGAACACCGGCAGCGAGGACGCCCACATCGTGGCCGTCACCAGTCCCGCCTCGAACGTCACGGAACTGCACGAGATGGTGGCCGTGGACGGCGCGAGCTCCCCGAAGATGCAGGAGATGGACGGCGGCCTGGTGATCCCTGCCGGCACGGTGCACCTCCTCGCCCCGGGTAACGACCACATCATGCTCATGGACCTCGTCGAACCGGTGCGGCCCGGCAGCGAGGTGACCTTCGTGCTCGAGTTCTCGGACGGCTCCACCGAGGAGTTCACGGCCCAGGTCCGCGACTTCGCCGGCGCCAAGGAGGAGTACCTGCCGTCGGGAGACATGGACGGCACGCCGTCGGGAGACATGGACGGCACGCCGTCGGGAGACATGGACGGCACGCCGTCGGGAGACATGGACGGCATGAACGGTGCCGGAGAGGTGCACGGTGGCTAG
- a CDS encoding TetR/AcrR family transcriptional regulator, whose amino-acid sequence MPKISAATVAEHRAAQRRALLDAAFELLAETPEHAPSLAEVAQRAGLARSSIYNYFTSRDDLLRAVVMDMFPRWNTRVVAAMEQVSDPTERVLTYIEVNLQLVAEGEHAIVGALATFTPQTFSDESMHAMHQDLTLPLVDALRARGSADPALDAELVTALVHKGTELIESGRGLDEVRASVRRVLATALL is encoded by the coding sequence GTGCCGAAGATTTCCGCAGCGACGGTGGCGGAGCATCGCGCCGCGCAGCGCCGCGCCCTCCTCGACGCGGCCTTCGAGCTCCTCGCCGAAACCCCCGAGCACGCCCCTTCCCTCGCGGAGGTGGCGCAGCGGGCCGGTCTCGCGCGATCGAGCATCTACAACTACTTCACGTCCCGCGACGACCTGCTGCGGGCCGTGGTCATGGACATGTTCCCCAGATGGAACACGCGGGTGGTCGCCGCGATGGAACAGGTGTCCGACCCCACAGAGCGGGTGCTGACCTACATCGAAGTCAACCTGCAGCTGGTCGCCGAGGGCGAGCACGCCATCGTCGGCGCGCTCGCGACCTTCACCCCGCAGACGTTCAGCGACGAGAGCATGCACGCCATGCACCAGGACCTCACCCTCCCCCTCGTCGACGCCCTGCGGGCGCGTGGGAGCGCCGATCCGGCCCTCGACGCGGAGCTCGTCACCGCCCTGGTCCACAAGGGCACCGAGCTGATCGAGTCGGGCCGCGGGCTCGACGAGGTACGCGCATCCGTCCGGCGGGTGCTCGCCACCGCCTTGTTGTGA